In one window of Syngnathus scovelli strain Florida chromosome 22, RoL_Ssco_1.2, whole genome shotgun sequence DNA:
- the washc3 gene encoding WASH complex subunit 3 yields MDEDGLPIVGSGVDLTKVPAIQQRRIVAFLNQFIVHTVRFLNNFSTVCEEKLANVSLRIQQIETTLCILEAKLSSIPGLEDVTVDTINQGVQTNGTSTSDPGLTEGPPAVMLPPLEPSHAVPDDVTTPKSEETNVMTVAKDPRYARYLKMVQVGVPVMAIRNKMSMEGLDPDLLDKPNAPVPDVGMKNSEELDANASDSESSFSD; encoded by the exons ATGGACGAGGACGGACTTCCGATTGTAGGCTCTGGAGTCGATCTGACGAAG GTTCCTGCCATTCAGCAGAGAAGAATTGTTGCTTTTCTCAACCAGTTCATCGTCCACACGGTTCGCTTCCTCAACAACTTTTCCACAGTGTGTGAAGAG AAACTTGCCAATGTATCCCTGCGCATCCAACAGATTGAGACCACGCTGTGTATCTTGGAAGCCAAG CTGTCCTCCATCCCTGGACTGGAGGACGTCACTGTAGATACAATCAATCAAGGAGTCCAGACCAATGGCACCAGCACTTCTGATCCTGGTCTGACAGAAGGTCCACCTGCTGTGATGCTTCCCCCTCTTGAG CCATCTCACGCTGTCCCAGATGACGTGACGACGCCTAAAAGCGAGGAGACAAACGTCATGACAGTGGCCAAGGATCCACGCTACGCTAGATATCTGAAGATGGTTCAAGTG GGTGTTCCCGTTATGGCCATCCGGAATAAAATGAGCATGGAAGGTTTGGATCCGGACTTGCTTGA CAAGCCCAACGCCCCCGTGCCGGATGTGGGAATGAAAAACAGCGAGGAGCTCGATGCGAACGCTTCAGATAGCGAGTCGTCCTTCAGCGACTGA
- the apaf1 gene encoding apoptotic protease-activating factor 1, which yields MMLDEGARSSLLRFRRNLKQDIKPTYLMDHMISDGVLSEEEEERISAQPNRKEQAEALLELLLKKDNNAFISFYNALVKEQYYDLANMLHGDLPGSNSTSDVQVVLSAGGVPQRPVVFVSRPEMINRIRENLHYLRKEPGWVTVFGMAGSGKSVLAAEAVRDQGLIEDCFPGGIHWLSIGQLDKADLLVKIQALCFRLEQSLDSQSLQRSPTSLDEAKERLRFLVMRRYPRSLLILDDIWDSTVLKSFDIHCCILLTTRNRSLADSVSGAKYVIEVESGLEDNKALEILALYTKSAQEGLPEEARSIVRECKGSPLVVSLIGALLKEKPDRWSYYLRQLQQKQFKRIRKSSSYDYDALDQAMAASIEVLPEEHRELYRDLAVLEPDVKIPAKVLSILWDLEPEEVEDILEEFVNKSLLFVDNHRKPQLYYLHDLQLDFLVEQNRAQLENLHTKVVRQYQQHYSQAPPTSKDDECLYWIRFLTYHMAKANLCQELYSLMFSLDWVAHKAQILGPAHLINDFVEYGAILDKKNSNVRSHFQEFLSLNGHQLEQNPFPDVVQLALSQPQVSEVYKQALQQAQERAKNGKVYFDWLNKSSVESLSRLVIHPHQGSVYAACFSHDGAKIASCGARKTLKVFRSTSGEKLIEIQAHDDEILSCAFSPDDRLLATCSSDRKVKVWNAERGMLLRVFEVEHQEQVNHCQFTNTPRRLLLATCSNDNFLNVKLWNLNKPSSQNTMFGHVEPVNHCCFSPDDTYLSTSSNDGTVKLFQVSSANEWKTIKVRDWYADAGEEVPVKCSTWTGDGKRVVCAIRSAILVMDVKTLHVLLEIRTGRLSMVQYCDVCPTSNLLAIAFSNYAVELWDLEENKKMADCSGHLSWVQRVQFSRDGSQLLSCSDDQTVRLWETNQVHVTSAVRLKRDSDAFFNPGEDGEFMVSAADNCNRLQVCAGRAGSLIFQSEEIASRIRCTCLCSKPLAVAFGTEDGTVQILSIPSGKVLATLLGHTKTVLQCQFFHAGHTLITSSEDTTINVWRWQSLERLLLRGHKEQVRCFSLLSPAGTRLLSCSFDGTVKVWDLESGEELQHIEAHRGAILSCHVSPDGRFFTTTSADKTAKVWQNESWHCVHVLCGHQDCVRSCRFSWDGRLLATGDDRGEIRLWSVAEGSLLKICSRAGKDGLDSLHGGWVTDLHFSPDDSLLVSTGAYVKWWDVDKGEALQTFNPTGSALKKVHVSPDFSTFITIDNVGILYILQRVV from the exons ATGATGCTGGACGAAGGCGCGCGAAGCAGCCTGCTTCGCTTTCGCCGCAACCTGAAACAGGACATCAAGCCCACCTACCTGATGGATCACATGATCAGCGACGGTGTGCTGagcgaagaagaggaggagcgtATCAGCGCCCAG CCTAACAGGAAAGAGCAGGCAGAGGCGCTCCTGGAACTCCTGCTCAAGAAGGACAACAATGCTTTTATCTCATTTTATAATGCTCTCGTCAAAGAGCAATACTACGACTTGGCCAATATGCTTCATGGCGACCTTCCTGGTTCCAACAGCACATCTGATG TCCAAGTAGTTCTGAGTGCAGGCGGGGTCCCTCAGAGGCCTGTGGTTTTCGTCAGCCGACCAGAGATGATCAACCGGATCCGGGAGAACCTCCACTATCTCCGGAAGGAACCGGGATGGGTCACGGTGTTCGGCATGGCCGGCTCGGGAAAATCCGTGCTGGCGGCGGAAGCTGTCCGAGACCAGGGACTGATTGAAG ACTGCTTCCCAGGAGGCATCCACTGGCTGTCCATCGGCCAGCTGGACAAAGCCGACCTGCTGGTGAAGATCCAAGCGCTGTGCTTTCGTCTGGAGCAGAGCCTGGATTCCCAGTCCCTCCAGCGATCTCCCACCTCCCTGGACGAGGCCAAGGAACGTCTGCGCTTCCTTGTCATGCGCCGATACCCCAG ATCTCTGCTGATTCTCGACGACATCTGGGACAGCACGGTGCTCAAGTCATTCGATATCCACTGTTGCATACTTCTGACCACCAGGAATAGAAGCCTCGCCGACTCAGTCAGCG GTGCTAAATATGTCATTGAGGTTGAGAGTGGTTTGGAAGACAACAAAGCCCTGGAGATTCTCGCCTTGTACACTAAAAGTGCACAAGAAGGTCTGCCTGAGGAGGCTCGGAGCATCGTGAGAGAATGTAAAG GCTCCCCTCTGGTGGTCTCCCTGATCGGCGCGCTGCTGAAAGAAAAGCCAGACCGTTGGAGCTACTACCTGCGGCAGCTGCAGCAGAAGCAGTTCAAGCGCATCCGCAAGTCGTCGTCGTATGACTACGACGCGCTGGACCAGGCCATGGCGGCCAGTATCGAGGTGCTGCCCGAGGAGCACCGCGAGCTCTACCGAGACCTCGCCGTGCTGGAGCCCGACGTCAAAATTCCCGCCAAG GTGTTGTCCATCCTGTGGGATCTGGAGCCCGAGGAGGTGGAGGACATCTTGGAGGAGTTTGTCAACAAGTCCCTTCTGTTTGTGGACAATCACAGAAAACCTCAACTATACTACCTCCACGACCTCCAACTCGACTTCTTGGTGGAGCAGAATCGGGCCCAACTCGAG AACCTTCACACCAAAGTGGTGCGTCAGTACCAGCAGCACTACAGCCAAGCTCCGCCCACTTCCAAGGACGACGAATGCCTCTACTGGATCCGGTTCTTGACCTACCATATGGCCAAAGCCAATCTCTGCCAG GAGCTGTACTCGCTCATGTTCTCACTGGACTGGGTCGCCCACAAGGCCCAGATACTTGGTCCAGCTCATCTTATAAATGACTTTGTGGAATACGGAGCCATCTTGGACAAAAAG AATAGCAACGTGCGCAGTCACTTCCAGGAGTTTTTGTCCCTCAACGGGCACCAGCTGGAGCAGAATCCATTCCCTGACGTGGTCCAGTTGGCTCTGTCGCAGCCTCAGGTCTCGGAAGTCTACAAGCAGGCTCTGCAGCAGGCGCAGGAGCGGGCCAAAAATGGAAAGGTCTACTTTGATTGGCT AAATAAGAGCAGCGTGGAGAGCCTGTCCCGGCTGGTGATCCATCCGCACCAGGGCTCTGTCTACGCTGCCTGCTTTTCCCATGATGGAGCAAAAATCGCCTCCTGCGGAGCACGCAAGACACTCAAG GTCTTTAGGAGCACGTCCGGCGAGAAGCTGATCGAGATCCAAGCCCACGATGACGAAATTCTCTCTTGTGCCTTTTCCCCCGACGACCGTCTCCTGGCAACCTGCTCCAGTGACAGAAAAGTCAAG GTGTGGAACGCGGAGCGCGGCATGCTGCTGAGAGTCTTCGAGGTGGAACACCAGGAGCAGGTCAACCACTGCCAGTTCACCAACACACCACGGCGCCTCCTGCTGGCCACTTGCTCCAATGACAATTTTTTGAACGTCAAG CTGTGGAACCTGAACAAGCCCTCTTCACAGAACACCATGTTTGGCCACGTTGAGCCGGTCAACCACTGTTGTTTCTCCCCCGACGACACGTATCTGTCCACCTCCTCCAATGACGGCACCGTTAAG CTCTTCCAGGTGTCCTCCGCCAACGAGTGGAAGACCATCAAGGTGCGGGACTGGTACGCAGACGCCGGTGAGGAGGTTCCAGTCAAGTGCAGCACGTGGACGGGCGACGGCAAGCGGGTGGTGTGCGCCATCAGGAGCGCCATTTTG GTGATGGACGTGAAGACGTTGCATGTGCTGTTAGAGATCCGAACGGGGCGGCTGAGTATGGTGCAGTACTGTGACGTGTGTCCCACCAGCAACCTGCTGGCCATCGCCTTCTCCAACTACGCGGTGGAG TTgtgggacctggaggagaataaaaagatGGCCGACTGCAGCGGTCACCTGAGTTGGGTCCAGCGAGTCCAGTTCTCCCGCGACGGCTCGCAGCTTCTCTCGTGCTCCGACGACCAGACCGTCAGA cTATGGGAGACAAATCAAGTGCACGTCACCTCTGCAGTGCGCCTGAAGAGAGACTCGGATGCTTTCTTTAATCCTGGAGAAGACGGCGAGTTTATGGTTTCGGCCGCGGACAACTGCAACAGACTGCAG GTGTGCGCTGGCAGAGCGGGTTCGCTGATCTTTCAATCCGAGGAGATAGCGTCGCGGATCCGATGCACGTGTCTCTGCTCGAAGCCTTTGGCCGTGGCCTTTGGCACCGAGGACGGCACCGTGCAG ATTTTGTCCATCCCCTCCGGGAAGGTTCTCGCCACCCTGCTGGGTCACACCAAGACGGTACTGCAGTGTCAATTCTTCCACGCCGGCCATACGCTCATCACGTCATCCGAGGACACCACCATCAAT GTGTGGAGGTGGCAGTCGCTCGAGCGCTTATTGCTGCGGGGGCACAAAGAGCAAGTGCGATGCTTCTCTCTGCTGTCGCCAGCTGGAACGCGACTGCTGTCCTGCTCCTTTGATGGCACAGTCAAG GTGTGGGACCTGGAAAGCGGCGAGGAGCTGCAGCACATCGAGGCTCACCGGGGAGCCATTTTGTCTTGTCACGTCTCCCCGGACGGACGTTTCTTCACCACCACCTCTGCGGACAAAACTGCCAAG GTGTGGCAAAATGAGTCCTGGCACTGTGTCCACGTACTCTGCGGGCACCAAGACTGCGTCCGGAGTTGCCGCTTTTCCTGGGACGGGCGACTACTGGCGACGGGGGACGACAGGGGCGAGATCCGG CTGTGGAGTGTTGCAGAAGGCTCCTTGCTGAAGATATGCTCACGGGCCGGAAAGGACGGGCTAGACTCGTTGCACGGAGGCTGGGTGACAGACTTGCATTTTTCCCCGGACGACTCCCTCCTGGTGTCCACGGGCGCATACGTTAAG TGGTGGGACGTGGACAAAGGCGAAGCCCTGCAGACCTTCAATCCAACAGGAAGCGCGCTGAAGAAGGTCCACGTGTCTCCTGATTTTTCCACGTTCATCACCATCGACAACGTCGGCATCCTCTACATCCTCCAAAGGGTGGTGTGA